One Flammeovirga agarivorans DNA window includes the following coding sequences:
- a CDS encoding YHS domain-containing (seleno)protein: MKKYIIFLLSLFSILLVSQVSYSQIKSDLNLEKGDVAVGGYDPVSYFENKVEKGDRHITTVYQGAHYYFVSQKHLEAFKASPQKYSPAYGGWCAYAMGVKGDKIDVNYETYKIQNGRLFLFYNKFFSNTLEDWEEEGAERLEKQADKNWKKYLAQ; this comes from the coding sequence ATGAAAAAGTATATAATATTTCTGCTTAGTCTATTTTCAATATTATTAGTAAGCCAAGTATCATATTCACAAATAAAGAGTGATTTAAACTTAGAGAAAGGTGATGTTGCCGTTGGAGGCTATGATCCAGTAAGCTATTTTGAAAATAAAGTTGAGAAAGGAGATCGACATATTACTACTGTTTATCAAGGAGCCCATTATTATTTTGTTTCACAAAAGCATTTAGAAGCTTTTAAAGCAAGTCCTCAGAAATATTCTCCTGCATATGGAGGATGGTGTGCATATGCCATGGGAGTAAAAGGGGATAAGATAGATGTAAATTATGAAACTTATAAAATTCAGAATGGGAGACTTTTCCTTTTTTATAATAAGTTCTTTTCGAATACTCTAGAAGATTGGGAAGAAGAAGGAGCTGAAAGGTTAGAAAAGCAAGCTGATAAGAACTGGAAAAAATATTTAGCACAATAA
- a CDS encoding Glu/Leu/Phe/Val family dehydrogenase, whose amino-acid sequence MEDISVFEQVSGMGHEQVVYCHEKSTGLKAIIAIHNTVLGPALGGTRMWMYENEAQATNDALRLSRGMTFKNSIAGLNLGGGKAVIIGDARKHKSEAMLRAYGRFLKNLNGKYITAEDVGMNAGDMEHIAAETSYVSGMPETRGGLGDPSPFTAYTTYMGMKAAAKKQFGTDSLAGKKVSIQGAGHVGEYIIQYLKKEGCEIYVSDFYEDRVKDVVNKYGINGVGLDEIYDLDVDIYSPCALGATVNDETLEKLKCSIIAGCANNQLADEKVHGDLAKSKGILYAPDFLINSGGVINVYAEVIKTSKEWSWNKCEFVYDQTLKVFEQSEATGKNAQEVAIDIAQQRINEVASIKSTY is encoded by the coding sequence ATGGAAGATATCTCAGTTTTCGAGCAAGTCTCAGGAATGGGACACGAACAAGTGGTTTATTGCCATGAAAAATCTACTGGATTAAAAGCTATCATTGCTATCCATAATACTGTATTAGGACCTGCTTTAGGTGGTACAAGAATGTGGATGTACGAAAATGAAGCACAAGCGACAAACGACGCTCTCCGCTTGTCAAGAGGTATGACTTTTAAAAACTCTATCGCTGGATTAAATCTTGGTGGAGGTAAAGCCGTAATTATCGGTGACGCAAGAAAACATAAATCAGAAGCGATGTTGAGAGCTTATGGTCGTTTCTTGAAAAACTTAAATGGAAAGTACATCACTGCCGAAGATGTTGGAATGAATGCAGGTGATATGGAACATATTGCTGCTGAAACATCTTATGTAAGTGGTATGCCTGAAACAAGAGGTGGTCTAGGTGATCCATCACCATTCACTGCATATACTACTTATATGGGGATGAAAGCCGCTGCTAAAAAACAATTCGGCACAGATAGCCTTGCTGGTAAAAAAGTATCGATCCAAGGTGCTGGCCACGTAGGTGAATATATCATTCAATATCTAAAGAAAGAAGGTTGTGAAATTTATGTTTCTGACTTCTATGAAGATAGAGTAAAAGATGTTGTTAATAAATATGGCATTAATGGAGTAGGGTTAGATGAAATCTATGATTTAGATGTGGATATCTATTCTCCTTGTGCATTAGGTGCAACTGTAAACGATGAAACACTTGAGAAATTGAAGTGTTCTATCATCGCTGGATGTGCCAACAACCAACTAGCTGATGAAAAAGTTCATGGTGATTTAGCAAAATCTAAAGGGATTTTATATGCTCCCGACTTTTTAATCAACTCTGGTGGTGTAATCAACGTATATGCTGAAGTGATCAAAACTTCTAAAGAATGGTCTTGGAACAAATGTGAGTTTGTCTATGATCAGACATTAAAAGTTTTTGAACAATCTGAAGCTACAGGCAAGAATGCTCAAGAAGTTGCAATTGACATCGCTCAGCAACGAATTAATGAGGTTGCCTCTATAAAAAGCACTTACTAA